Proteins encoded by one window of Methanobacterium sp. CWC-01:
- the dapB gene encoding 4-hydroxy-tetrahydrodipicolinate reductase, whose amino-acid sequence MIDVAVTGAGGRMGSKIIKSILQQDDMRLAAAIEAPHTPLEGKDVGETMGMGKIGVKITGAENLQDTLKEKKPHVLVDFTIASAALDTIKTTAQAGVNLVVGTTGFSDEELEIIKGVIEENQVAAVISSNMSIGVNVFFKMVEELAGLLPDYDVEIIEAHHHHKRDAPSGTAVTAFELIAQRLERKPDEVGVYGRQGMVGERTREEIGIHAVRGGDIVGDHTVIFAGDGERLEIVHRAHSRQVFVSGVIKALRYVNGAQKGKISGMADVLGLK is encoded by the coding sequence ATGATTGACGTGGCGGTAACAGGTGCAGGGGGTAGGATGGGATCCAAGATCATAAAATCTATCCTCCAACAGGACGATATGAGGCTGGCAGCAGCCATTGAAGCTCCCCACACCCCCTTAGAAGGTAAGGATGTGGGAGAGACCATGGGTATGGGCAAGATTGGGGTGAAGATCACTGGGGCTGAGAACCTCCAGGACACCCTGAAGGAAAAGAAGCCCCATGTCCTGGTAGACTTTACCATAGCCAGTGCAGCACTAGATACCATAAAGACCACGGCCCAGGCCGGTGTGAACCTGGTGGTGGGTACTACTGGATTCAGTGACGAGGAACTGGAAATTATTAAAGGGGTAATAGAGGAAAATCAGGTGGCAGCGGTTATATCCTCCAACATGTCCATTGGAGTTAATGTTTTCTTTAAGATGGTGGAAGAACTAGCTGGCCTACTCCCGGACTATGACGTGGAGATCATCGAGGCTCACCACCACCATAAAAGAGACGCTCCCTCCGGAACAGCAGTAACGGCTTTTGAACTCATAGCCCAACGCCTGGAGAGGAAGCCCGATGAAGTGGGGGTTTACGGAAGGCAGGGAATGGTGGGAGAGCGCACTAGGGAAGAAATAGGTATCCATGCCGTCCGGGGTGGAGATATCGTCGGGGATCATACCGTGATCTTTGCCGGGGACGGAGAACGCCTGGAGATAGTGCACCGGGCCCACAGCCGGCAAGTGTTTGTTAGCGGGGTAATAAAGGCCCTTCGCTATGTTAATGGTGCCCAAAAGGGGAAAATAAGTGGCATGGCCGATGTACTGGGATTAAAATAA
- the dapA gene encoding 4-hydroxy-tetrahydrodipicolinate synthase, which yields MKLEGTTVAMITPFTTSDEVDEEGMRENINYLMDNGVEGLLAAGTTGESATITHQEQRKMMDILVDEVNGRVKAIAGAGSNSSKEALGLVQYAEDAGADAALVITPYYNKPQPHGLYEHYRMLNDATEIPLIVYNVPSRTGTDIDVETIGKVAQLEHVVAIKEANPDMDKVSQEVQIIQQLGLEDKFQVISGNDNLTLPMISQGARGVISVVANVDPERMSRMVRLALEGDFKGAMDLHYELYDLMKILFVESNPVPAKESLNMIGRPAGHVRMPLASLKDENREKVRKVLKDLELI from the coding sequence ATGAAATTAGAAGGAACCACAGTAGCCATGATAACTCCCTTCACCACCAGTGATGAGGTGGATGAAGAGGGAATGCGAGAGAACATCAACTATTTGATGGATAATGGAGTCGAAGGCTTACTGGCTGCCGGAACCACCGGTGAGTCCGCCACCATAACCCACCAAGAACAGAGGAAGATGATGGACATCCTGGTGGACGAAGTGAACGGGCGGGTAAAAGCCATAGCTGGAGCAGGCAGTAACTCATCTAAGGAAGCTCTGGGTCTGGTTCAGTATGCAGAAGACGCTGGTGCTGATGCCGCGCTGGTCATCACTCCTTACTATAACAAACCCCAACCACACGGACTCTATGAACATTACCGTATGCTTAACGACGCCACCGAAATACCATTAATAGTGTACAACGTGCCCTCCCGGACTGGTACCGATATCGACGTGGAGACCATAGGCAAGGTGGCCCAACTGGAACATGTGGTGGCCATCAAAGAAGCCAATCCGGACATGGACAAGGTTTCCCAGGAAGTGCAGATCATCCAGCAACTGGGTTTGGAGGATAAATTCCAAGTTATATCCGGAAATGACAACCTCACCCTGCCCATGATCAGTCAGGGGGCCCGGGGTGTCATCAGTGTGGTGGCCAATGTGGACCCAGAGAGAATGAGCCGCATGGTGCGGCTGGCACTGGAAGGAGACTTTAAAGGGGCCATGGACCTACATTATGAGCTCTATGATCTGATGAAGATATTGTTTGTTGAATCAAACCCGGTACCAGCTAAAGAATCCTTGAACATGATAGGTCGTCCTGCCGGTCATGTGCGCATGCCTCTGGCATCCCTCAAGGATGAAAACCGGGAAAAGGTTCGTAAGGTCTTAAAGGACCTGGAACTAATTTAA
- a CDS encoding aspartate kinase produces MAIIVAKFGGTSIGDGDRIRKAAQSVVKEYMQGRKVVVVVSAINKTTDDILQVVEGAIGESITEKQMADVVSMGEITSVRVFASTIESLGVKSEYMDPHMENWPVITDSNYLNAQIDFEETEKRSQGLRDLLDQGIIPVVCGFLGKDEEGNVTTLGRGGSDITAFLLGHCLQAEEVIIVTDVGGVMSTDPNKLTSAKKLDKISVEEMRDLATHGAQVLHPHALRYKDPKINAKIIGFEHGDLSAPGTEIIGPSGDEMLRTTTINNEPIAIIAVVGEEMMTKVGILAELTRALQNNCINIYGISTGQNSITLFVDKSTADTAHEILHEVVVEHPDMSSLSLGRDISMITVNSQDFIDTPGIITRITEPLRKNKINIVEISSSQTSVVLFVDWNDGKRAYEMVRSVLE; encoded by the coding sequence ATGGCAATCATCGTGGCCAAATTCGGCGGAACATCCATTGGAGATGGAGATCGGATCAGGAAAGCTGCCCAATCTGTGGTTAAGGAGTACATGCAGGGCCGTAAAGTGGTGGTGGTAGTTTCGGCCATAAATAAGACCACCGACGACATTCTGCAGGTAGTGGAGGGAGCTATCGGAGAATCCATAACCGAAAAACAAATGGCTGATGTGGTTTCCATGGGTGAAATCACCAGTGTACGTGTTTTCGCATCCACCATAGAATCCCTGGGTGTCAAGTCCGAATACATGGATCCCCACATGGAAAATTGGCCGGTAATCACGGATAGTAATTATCTAAACGCCCAGATTGATTTTGAAGAAACGGAAAAGAGATCTCAAGGGCTCCGGGACTTATTGGACCAGGGTATAATACCTGTAGTCTGTGGATTCCTGGGAAAAGATGAGGAAGGAAATGTCACCACCCTGGGAAGGGGTGGAAGTGATATTACCGCCTTCCTGTTGGGGCACTGTCTCCAGGCAGAAGAGGTAATCATCGTCACCGATGTGGGAGGGGTGATGTCCACTGATCCCAACAAGTTAACCTCTGCCAAGAAACTGGACAAAATCTCTGTGGAGGAAATGAGAGACCTGGCCACTCACGGAGCCCAGGTACTGCACCCCCACGCATTACGTTATAAAGATCCTAAAATCAATGCTAAAATAATCGGATTTGAACATGGGGATCTTTCTGCCCCTGGAACTGAAATTATAGGTCCATCAGGTGATGAAATGTTAAGGACCACCACCATCAACAACGAACCCATCGCCATCATTGCCGTGGTGGGGGAAGAGATGATGACCAAAGTGGGGATTCTGGCTGAGCTCACCCGGGCCCTGCAAAATAACTGTATAAACATCTACGGAATATCCACTGGACAGAACTCCATAACCCTGTTTGTGGATAAGTCCACCGCAGACACGGCCCATGAAATATTACATGAAGTGGTGGTGGAACACCCGGATATGAGTTCTCTATCCCTGGGGAGAGATATATCCATGATCACCGTTAACAGTCAGGATTTCATTGATACTCCGGGTATTATCACCCGAATCACCGAGCCTTTACGGAAAAACAAGATCAATATCGTGGAAATATCATCCAGTCAGACTTCAGTAGTACTCTTTGTGGACTGGAATGATGGTAAGCGAGCTTATGAAATGGTAAGGAGCGTCTTGGAATGA
- a CDS encoding 30S ribosomal protein S17e — MGNIRTTFVKRTAKELIETYPGKFTTDFDENKKMVEECSTVSTKHLRNKIAGYITRLVKQGYVSPLVRSEA, encoded by the coding sequence ATGGGTAATATTAGAACCACATTCGTTAAAAGAACTGCTAAAGAATTAATTGAAACTTATCCCGGTAAATTCACTACTGATTTCGACGAAAACAAAAAAATGGTGGAAGAATGTTCCACAGTAAGTACCAAACACCTTAGGAATAAAATAGCAGGTTACATTACCCGTCTGGTAAAGCAGGGATATGTGAGCCCGCTGGTTAGATCAGAAGCCTAA
- a CDS encoding chorismate mutase yields the protein MDRVEALRRLEDSRRQIDMLDHEIIELIAQRTFLAGEIVQAKMVLDMEIEDKEREEYIQKKIREIAREKKIDPTSLSQIMKILTSLSKKEQKKILKR from the coding sequence ATGGATAGGGTAGAGGCTCTAAGACGGTTGGAAGATTCTCGGCGTCAGATTGACATGTTGGATCATGAGATCATAGAACTCATCGCCCAGCGCACCTTTCTAGCAGGAGAGATTGTCCAGGCCAAGATGGTGCTGGACATGGAAATTGAAGACAAAGAAAGGGAAGAATACATTCAAAAAAAGATAAGAGAAATAGCCAGAGAGAAAAAAATAGACCCGACCAGTCTTAGTCAGATCATGAAGATTCTCACGAGTCTGAGCAAGAAAGAACAGAAAAAAATATTAAAGAGGTAG
- a CDS encoding shikimate kinase encodes MTFKVQSPGSATVINAIATGCGAAFGIQLYVFAEAQLKGSGVKCFAEGVKDTSLMEICAHKVLDRFELDTGIHLKTTSTLPVASGLSSSSATSNAVVMATLEALYNEGLIEKDTLSSMEILKMGIDASLEAGVTITGALDDASASFFGGLSITNNPAGEIIRKENMEGQNILIYMPHRKSPTAQSNVARMKLLAPWVKMAFQEALQGDLYGALTLNGLLYCAALGFKPIIALEALEAGARAAGLSGTGPSFVALAGDEAADQVEEVWKSYPGRVIRTEVDNQGTRVILDG; translated from the coding sequence TTGACATTTAAAGTACAATCACCAGGTTCTGCTACGGTAATAAATGCAATTGCCACTGGATGTGGGGCCGCATTTGGCATACAACTGTATGTGTTTGCAGAGGCCCAGCTTAAAGGTTCAGGAGTTAAATGTTTCGCAGAGGGGGTAAAGGATACCTCCCTTATGGAAATATGTGCTCATAAAGTCCTGGACAGATTTGAACTGGATACCGGGATCCATTTAAAAACTACATCCACCCTGCCGGTGGCATCAGGACTGTCCTCTTCCAGTGCCACATCCAATGCAGTGGTTATGGCCACATTGGAGGCCCTGTATAATGAGGGTCTAATTGAAAAGGATACATTAAGTTCTATGGAAATTTTAAAGATGGGAATAGATGCTTCTCTGGAGGCGGGGGTCACCATTACCGGGGCCCTGGATGATGCTAGTGCCTCTTTTTTTGGTGGTCTCTCCATCACCAACAACCCGGCTGGTGAGATTATTAGAAAAGAGAACATGGAGGGGCAAAATATATTAATATACATGCCCCATAGAAAGTCACCGACTGCCCAATCTAATGTGGCCAGGATGAAACTCTTAGCCCCCTGGGTAAAAATGGCCTTTCAGGAAGCCCTTCAAGGTGACCTTTATGGGGCCTTAACCTTAAACGGATTACTTTATTGTGCTGCCCTGGGGTTCAAACCCATAATCGCACTGGAGGCCCTGGAAGCAGGTGCCCGTGCAGCAGGATTATCCGGAACTGGCCCGTCATTTGTTGCTTTAGCAGGTGATGAAGCGGCTGACCAAGTGGAAGAGGTTTGGAAATCGTATCCAGGAAGGGTTATCCGCACTGAAGTGGACAACCAGGGTACCAGGGTGATTTTAGATGGATAG